Proteins encoded by one window of Synechococcus sp. WH 7805:
- a CDS encoding sodium:solute symporter family protein: MSITLISALIALAVYLLALLWLGAQSLGGQTNSADSYFLADRRLRAGVLFFTLIATNFSAFFFLGFAGAGYRIGIAYYPMMAFGTSFAALSFGSLGCRLRKLSAQHGLITPSELIGHLLPGEGVRLLVLVVMVLFTLPYLALQPLGAGYLLESLTGGVVPFEVGAVLLTVVIVLYVVGGGMRAVARTDVLQGVLMFSLMLMAFVAISNGVGGVQAANRTLLQKLPDLFSAAGRNDFLRSRVMVSYLLLWPLCVPMFPQMQMRFFAAGDDRSLKQSMVLYPVVAGVLFICPVMIGMWGHLAFPDLVGRASDQIMPLMLGRYSPEWLTGLVMVGALAAFMSTLDSQLLALSSMLTRDLYKRYWRSQASLQEQVRVGQLVVIALAVAGLAIALRPPEAILSLATHAFSGLAVLFPMLVGAVYGLRWSTFAAIASVISGELILLGLATGLIPESIQGGFLPLIPALVVACMILGVDYIITRSVSSAEI, from the coding sequence ATGAGCATCACCCTGATCTCCGCGCTGATCGCTCTTGCTGTGTATCTCCTTGCATTGCTCTGGCTTGGTGCTCAGAGTCTTGGAGGCCAAACCAACAGCGCCGACTCCTATTTTTTGGCCGATCGCCGTCTGCGTGCTGGCGTGTTGTTTTTTACGCTGATCGCCACGAATTTCAGTGCGTTCTTTTTTCTTGGTTTTGCCGGCGCGGGGTATCGCATCGGGATCGCGTATTACCCAATGATGGCTTTTGGGACAAGTTTCGCGGCTTTGAGCTTTGGCAGTCTTGGCTGTCGGCTCCGGAAACTCAGCGCTCAACATGGCCTGATTACTCCTTCCGAATTGATTGGCCATCTCTTGCCGGGGGAGGGAGTACGCCTGTTGGTGCTTGTGGTGATGGTGTTGTTCACCCTTCCCTATCTAGCTCTCCAACCACTGGGTGCCGGTTATTTGCTGGAGAGTCTTACTGGTGGCGTCGTGCCTTTCGAAGTGGGAGCCGTGCTGCTGACGGTCGTGATTGTGCTCTATGTCGTGGGCGGTGGAATGCGAGCTGTAGCGCGGACTGATGTGCTTCAAGGCGTCTTGATGTTTTCACTGATGCTCATGGCTTTTGTGGCAATTTCCAACGGTGTGGGTGGAGTTCAAGCTGCAAATCGCACGCTTTTGCAAAAGCTTCCTGATCTGTTTAGCGCTGCTGGACGCAATGATTTTTTGAGGTCCCGCGTGATGGTGAGCTACCTGCTGCTTTGGCCTTTGTGTGTGCCGATGTTTCCGCAGATGCAGATGCGTTTTTTTGCTGCTGGCGATGACCGCTCGCTGAAGCAATCGATGGTGCTTTACCCCGTCGTGGCGGGAGTGTTGTTCATTTGTCCTGTGATGATCGGGATGTGGGGGCATCTTGCTTTCCCTGATCTTGTGGGTCGCGCATCCGATCAGATCATGCCCTTGATGTTGGGTCGTTACAGTCCGGAGTGGTTGACAGGACTGGTGATGGTGGGCGCCTTGGCTGCGTTTATGTCCACCCTGGACTCGCAGTTGTTGGCACTCTCATCGATGCTCACGCGCGACCTATACAAAAGGTATTGGCGTTCGCAAGCTTCATTGCAGGAGCAGGTGCGTGTCGGCCAGCTTGTGGTGATTGCCCTTGCTGTTGCTGGTCTGGCGATCGCCCTGCGTCCGCCGGAGGCGATTCTGTCGCTGGCCACCCATGCCTTTTCAGGTCTCGCAGTGCTGTTCCCGATGCTTGTGGGTGCTGTTTATGGCTTGCGATGGTCCACCTTCGCTGCCATCGCGTCGGTGATTTCGGGGGAATTGATTCTGTTGGGGCTTGCAACAGGCTTAATTCCTGAATCGATACAAGGAGGTTTCCTTCCTCTAATCCCAGCACTTGTTGTGGCATGCATGATTTTAGGAGTGGATTACATAATCACCCGCTCTGTAAGTTCTGCTGAAATCTGA
- a CDS encoding glycosyltransferase family 2 protein, with translation MPYAFTVTTPRGQVPIELLCGTLKSLKGEDCKVFSVVGNEPYFVPHFLKHYRKLGASRFIFYLDRPSEDLYQYVINQPDVTAFTSKMSFGTVMGKYSNGALFRWHHLLNDMLTEKLFSKKWALSVDVDEFAVLPSRFSTLDHYCHHLDGLGVVHVGAPMIEFYSETLAQLDHLDSSVDPFSACQYFDCGPYYEWSPDQQSPKPIYAGIRQRLFEKVQSQYPEHFEQIVSAGYRYQPPKMWKVPLLKHGQGVKRIMKHEATRPPYIPQGLALVHFKFFPGFIHKIVDAIQQSQYYRNSMEYKLIHLALQKFPDYCLTGDRRTCVYQGPDTLVEARLLINN, from the coding sequence GTGCCATACGCATTCACCGTCACCACCCCACGGGGACAAGTTCCCATTGAACTGCTCTGTGGCACGTTGAAGTCCTTGAAGGGAGAAGACTGCAAAGTATTTTCGGTGGTGGGAAATGAACCTTATTTCGTGCCCCACTTTTTGAAGCATTACCGAAAATTAGGGGCCTCACGATTCATATTTTATTTAGATCGTCCAAGTGAGGACCTCTATCAATACGTCATTAATCAGCCAGATGTAACGGCGTTCACCTCAAAAATGTCCTTTGGGACTGTCATGGGAAAATACTCCAATGGAGCGCTTTTCCGTTGGCATCATTTGCTGAATGACATGCTTACCGAAAAGCTTTTTTCTAAAAAATGGGCACTATCTGTTGATGTTGATGAGTTTGCAGTGCTCCCTAGTCGGTTTTCAACATTAGATCACTATTGCCACCATCTCGATGGATTGGGTGTTGTTCATGTTGGTGCCCCAATGATTGAGTTTTATTCGGAAACTTTAGCTCAATTGGATCATTTGGATTCTAGTGTCGATCCTTTTTCTGCATGTCAATATTTCGACTGTGGTCCCTACTATGAATGGTCTCCTGATCAGCAAAGTCCAAAACCTATCTACGCAGGGATTAGGCAAAGACTCTTTGAAAAAGTTCAAAGCCAGTATCCAGAGCATTTTGAGCAAATTGTATCGGCGGGCTATCGCTATCAGCCACCTAAAATGTGGAAAGTGCCTTTGCTGAAGCACGGTCAAGGTGTGAAAAGAATTATGAAACATGAGGCGACCCGTCCTCCCTACATTCCACAAGGATTGGCTTTAGTGCATTTCAAGTTTTTTCCTGGCTTTATACACAAAATTGTGGACGCTATTCAGCAGTCTCAATATTATCGGAATTCTATGGAGTACAAATTAATACATTTGGCTCTACAGAAATTTCCTGATTATTGTTTGACGGGTGATCGTCGAACGTGTGTTTATCAAGGGCCTGATACTTTGGTCGAAGCCCGACTTTTAATCAATAATTAG
- a CDS encoding carbohydrate kinase family protein gives MDCLCLGLLCADLVCHPVPALPNQGQLMETERMELSLGGCAANTAFDLAKLGVRTGISGCVGNDVLADFIVQTLNAAGVDTRGVVRSNEVATASTAVINVTDQDRRFISYAGANTAMTAALIPDELLESVSVLYIGGFLMLDGLESEAMLQRLAQARKAGTRILLDVVQVGDADAMERLQRFLPFTDVFLPNNDEAALLTGFSNPWEQAEAFRSAGARTVVITEGDRGAHLLNDQLKLRAGAYATDFQGGTGAGDAFDAGFIAALLQGHDLPTCLRWGSALGASCVRSTSATGSVFNREEALQFMGSHAITVESC, from the coding sequence GTGGATTGCCTCTGCCTCGGCCTGCTGTGTGCTGATTTGGTCTGTCATCCCGTTCCGGCGTTGCCCAACCAGGGGCAGTTGATGGAAACCGAACGCATGGAGCTCAGCTTGGGAGGCTGCGCCGCCAACACCGCCTTCGATCTGGCCAAGCTGGGGGTGAGGACCGGGATCAGCGGCTGCGTCGGCAACGACGTGCTGGCTGACTTCATCGTTCAAACCCTGAATGCTGCAGGGGTGGACACGCGCGGTGTGGTGCGCTCGAACGAGGTGGCCACCGCCTCCACCGCGGTGATCAACGTGACCGATCAGGACCGGCGCTTCATCTCCTATGCCGGAGCCAACACAGCGATGACCGCCGCATTGATCCCAGACGAACTGCTGGAATCGGTCTCCGTGCTCTACATCGGCGGATTTCTGATGCTGGATGGCCTCGAAAGCGAAGCCATGCTCCAGCGCCTGGCCCAGGCAAGGAAAGCAGGAACCCGCATTCTTCTCGATGTGGTGCAGGTGGGCGATGCCGATGCCATGGAGCGCCTGCAACGGTTTCTTCCTTTCACCGATGTGTTTCTTCCCAATAACGACGAAGCCGCCCTGCTCACAGGCTTCAGCAATCCCTGGGAGCAAGCCGAAGCCTTCCGCTCCGCCGGCGCACGAACCGTTGTGATCACCGAAGGAGATCGGGGCGCCCATCTGCTGAATGATCAGCTGAAGCTGCGTGCCGGTGCGTATGCCACCGATTTCCAGGGAGGCACCGGCGCCGGAGATGCCTTCGACGCCGGCTTCATCGCCGCTCTGCTTCAGGGCCATGATCTCCCCACCTGCCTGCGCTGGGGCAGCGCCCTCGGAGCCAGTTGTGTACGCAGCACATCAGCCACCGGCAGCGTGTTCAACCGGGAGGAAGCCCTGCAGTTCATGGGGAGCCACGCGATCACGGTTGAATCCTGCTGA
- a CDS encoding carbohydrate kinase, with the protein MVSSPPQVLCVGEALVDRLGPLGGDPNTAAPSDCDDRLGGAPANVACALARLGTPVAFIGRLGRDAIGDSFLELLNDRGVDLRGLQHDDQRPSRVVLVRRDASGERVFQGFAGDRGAGFADQALDQAVLDPHWSSLAKAARWLLIGTIPLASASSAAALRSLLAQAQRDGVRVALDVNWRPTFWDPGADPAAGPDAQALALMQPLVQQADLLKLAREEAEWLFHTNTPDQISAALPRHPDVVVTDGGEPVQWCIAGQCGSMPVLAPPQVVDTTGAGDAFTAGLLHQLVCLAPVAGQSHQLDNAAVKEVVRYAAACGALVCTGAGGIDPQPLPSRVLEFLEQV; encoded by the coding sequence ATGGTGAGCTCGCCTCCTCAGGTTCTTTGCGTTGGAGAGGCCTTGGTGGATCGGCTTGGTCCTCTGGGGGGCGATCCGAACACCGCTGCGCCTAGTGATTGCGACGATCGCCTCGGTGGTGCTCCGGCCAATGTGGCCTGTGCCCTGGCTCGTTTGGGGACGCCTGTGGCCTTCATCGGACGGTTGGGTCGTGATGCGATCGGTGACAGCTTTCTGGAGTTATTGAATGATCGAGGGGTGGATCTGCGCGGGTTGCAGCACGACGATCAGCGGCCGTCACGGGTGGTGCTGGTGCGACGCGACGCTAGTGGTGAACGGGTGTTTCAAGGATTCGCAGGCGATCGTGGTGCCGGCTTCGCCGACCAGGCTTTGGATCAGGCCGTATTGGATCCGCACTGGTCGTCTTTGGCGAAAGCAGCCCGCTGGCTGCTGATCGGCACCATTCCACTGGCCAGCGCTTCATCGGCGGCGGCGTTGCGATCGCTTTTGGCTCAGGCGCAGCGGGATGGCGTGCGGGTGGCCCTCGATGTGAACTGGCGACCCACCTTCTGGGACCCTGGCGCCGATCCCGCGGCTGGACCCGATGCCCAGGCCCTCGCTCTGATGCAGCCCCTGGTGCAGCAGGCCGATCTGCTCAAGTTGGCCCGGGAAGAGGCCGAGTGGCTGTTCCACACCAACACGCCGGATCAGATCAGTGCGGCCCTGCCTCGGCACCCGGATGTGGTCGTCACTGATGGTGGTGAACCCGTGCAGTGGTGCATCGCCGGACAGTGCGGCTCGATGCCGGTTCTGGCGCCGCCGCAAGTGGTGGACACCACTGGTGCGGGTGATGCGTTCACCGCCGGCCTGCTGCATCAATTGGTGTGCCTGGCGCCGGTGGCAGGTCAATCCCATCAGCTGGATAATGCCGCGGTGAAGGAGGTTGTGCGCTATGCCGCCGCCTGCGGTGCTCTGGTTTGTACCGGTGCCGGTGGCATTGATCCCCAGCCGCTGCCGTCCCGGGTGCTGGAGTTTCTGGAGCAGGTGTAG
- the mutT gene encoding 8-oxo-dGTP diphosphatase MutT: MPLEIAVPSTQALLSWWENEGRRDPAQKPWMFKADGLWPEPDDALDPYGVLVAEVMLQQTQLQVVLPYWTRWMERFPQLDTLAEADEQDVLLCWQGLGYYSRARRLNAAAGMLVAMGASGADPSGWPRALDSWLALPGIGRSTAGGILSSAFNTPLAILDGNVRRVLARLQAHPTPPMRAQAQFWLWSEALIAAAPGRARDCNQALMDLGATLCTPRNPSCGICPWSDHCAAYAAGTSEAYPVTDAPRSLPFSVIGVGVVLNQAGEVLIDQRLNEGLLGGLWEFPGGKQEPEEVITDTIARELREELAIEVAVDQELITVDHAYSHKKLRFIVHLCRWVSGEPQPLASQQVLWVKPEELGKYPFPAANARIIEALHGHFKELAAT, translated from the coding sequence ATGCCCCTTGAGATCGCCGTGCCCTCAACTCAGGCGCTTCTGTCCTGGTGGGAAAACGAGGGCCGTCGCGACCCAGCCCAGAAGCCCTGGATGTTCAAGGCCGACGGTCTCTGGCCAGAGCCTGATGATGCGCTCGACCCCTACGGCGTTCTGGTTGCTGAGGTGATGCTGCAGCAGACCCAGCTGCAGGTGGTGCTTCCCTACTGGACTCGCTGGATGGAGCGGTTTCCTCAGCTCGACACTCTGGCCGAGGCGGATGAGCAGGATGTGCTCCTGTGCTGGCAGGGGCTGGGGTACTACTCCCGAGCCCGACGATTGAACGCTGCCGCTGGGATGCTCGTGGCGATGGGAGCAAGCGGTGCTGACCCCAGTGGTTGGCCGCGAGCACTCGACAGTTGGTTGGCCTTGCCTGGGATTGGCCGCAGCACCGCTGGCGGCATCCTCTCGTCGGCCTTCAACACTCCTCTGGCGATTCTGGATGGCAATGTGCGGCGTGTGCTGGCTCGGCTGCAAGCCCATCCCACGCCACCGATGCGGGCTCAGGCGCAGTTCTGGCTCTGGAGTGAGGCGTTGATTGCAGCTGCACCCGGCCGCGCCCGTGACTGCAATCAGGCCTTGATGGACCTGGGAGCAACGCTTTGCACGCCCCGCAATCCCAGTTGTGGGATCTGTCCTTGGAGTGACCATTGCGCTGCTTACGCTGCCGGCACCTCTGAGGCTTATCCCGTGACCGACGCTCCCCGTAGCCTTCCGTTCTCCGTGATTGGTGTGGGTGTGGTGCTCAACCAGGCGGGGGAGGTGCTGATTGATCAGCGCCTCAACGAAGGTTTGCTCGGTGGGCTTTGGGAATTCCCTGGGGGGAAACAAGAGCCTGAGGAGGTCATTACGGACACCATTGCCCGGGAGCTGCGGGAGGAGCTGGCCATTGAGGTGGCGGTGGATCAAGAGTTGATCACCGTTGACCACGCCTACAGCCATAAGAAGTTGCGCTTCATCGTGCATCTCTGCCGATGGGTGTCGGGTGAGCCCCAGCCTCTGGCCAGTCAGCAGGTGCTCTGGGTGAAGCCCGAAGAGCTCGGCAAGTACCCCTTCCCAGCAGCCAATGCCCGCATCATTGAGGCGCTGCATGGGCATTTCAAAGAATTGGCAGCAACATGA
- a CDS encoding dihydroxyacetone kinase family protein → MSYLPTDPARFAEQAVDGFAASHPRHVKRVDGGVIRLSPMGPGQVGVVVGGGSGHYPAFAGLVGAGMASAAVCGNIFASPSAGQVQRVGAAVEQGGGLLLTFGNYAGDVLHFSLGAERLRRQGIDVRIVTVTDDIASAGSDQMEQRRGIAGGLAVYKVAGAAAEAGLSLDAVEHLARKANARTRSLGVAFSGCTLPGASTPLFTVPSGRMAIGMGLHGEPGLSEGSLCDADSLASLLVERLLDERPLDVTAAEQRVVVLLNGLGGFKYEELFVLFASISDSLKQAGVTVADCECGELVTSLDMAGVSLSLFWLDAELEPFWRAPADSPAYRRGLDAQIATSLPGAGTSTVGRQPSAKAPQAESSAAESAELTAPQRMLLARFRAVEEALCQREEELGALDAVAGDGDHGLGMVRGIRGASAAAHAALAKNCETGEVLMEAGEAWSDHGGGASGALWGGALLAAGQSLARISDRPVDEQVTTAIEAALLAVRTLGQASLGDKTMLDALEPFHQRLHNNLKQGLGLEAALNDAAAVSLKAAQATADLLPKRGRARPHGERSLGHPDAGAISLAYCLQAALQARQPQED, encoded by the coding sequence ATGAGCTATCTACCAACAGACCCGGCTCGGTTCGCAGAGCAAGCCGTCGATGGTTTCGCCGCCTCCCATCCCCGACATGTAAAGCGTGTTGACGGTGGCGTGATCCGCCTCAGCCCCATGGGCCCGGGCCAGGTCGGCGTGGTCGTGGGCGGAGGCTCAGGCCACTATCCAGCCTTTGCTGGCTTGGTTGGGGCTGGGATGGCCAGCGCAGCCGTCTGCGGCAACATCTTTGCTTCACCCTCGGCAGGGCAGGTGCAGCGGGTTGGCGCCGCCGTGGAGCAGGGCGGCGGCCTGTTGCTGACCTTCGGCAATTACGCCGGCGATGTCCTCCATTTCAGTCTCGGAGCCGAGCGACTGCGACGCCAGGGCATCGACGTACGGATCGTGACGGTGACCGATGACATTGCCAGCGCCGGCAGCGATCAAATGGAACAGCGTCGAGGCATCGCCGGAGGGTTAGCCGTCTACAAGGTGGCTGGTGCGGCCGCCGAGGCCGGGTTGTCCCTGGATGCGGTGGAGCATCTGGCCCGAAAAGCCAATGCCCGCACCCGCTCGCTGGGCGTGGCCTTTAGCGGTTGCACACTTCCAGGAGCGAGTACTCCGCTCTTCACCGTGCCAAGTGGCCGGATGGCAATCGGCATGGGACTGCACGGGGAACCGGGGCTGAGCGAGGGATCGCTCTGTGATGCCGACAGCCTTGCCTCGCTGCTGGTGGAGCGGCTCCTGGACGAACGCCCATTGGACGTAACGGCAGCGGAACAGCGTGTTGTAGTGCTGCTCAATGGCCTCGGGGGCTTCAAATATGAGGAACTGTTCGTACTGTTCGCATCGATCAGCGACAGCCTCAAGCAGGCCGGCGTCACGGTGGCCGATTGCGAATGCGGTGAGCTAGTCACCAGCCTCGACATGGCAGGAGTCTCACTCAGCCTGTTCTGGCTGGATGCGGAGCTGGAACCGTTCTGGAGGGCCCCAGCCGACAGCCCCGCTTACCGACGTGGGTTGGATGCCCAGATCGCAACGTCCCTTCCGGGCGCCGGCACGAGCACAGTCGGCAGACAGCCTTCCGCAAAAGCTCCACAAGCCGAGTCCAGCGCCGCCGAATCAGCCGAATTAACCGCGCCGCAGCGGATGTTGTTGGCGCGCTTCAGAGCGGTTGAAGAGGCCCTCTGTCAACGGGAGGAGGAACTCGGTGCACTGGATGCCGTCGCCGGAGATGGTGACCACGGCCTCGGCATGGTGCGCGGGATCCGGGGAGCCTCCGCAGCAGCCCATGCCGCCCTTGCCAAGAACTGCGAAACCGGTGAAGTGTTGATGGAAGCCGGCGAAGCTTGGTCGGACCATGGCGGCGGGGCGTCCGGCGCCCTCTGGGGTGGTGCACTGCTGGCGGCCGGTCAGAGCCTGGCGCGGATCTCGGATCGTCCCGTAGACGAGCAGGTGACAACAGCGATCGAAGCGGCACTGCTGGCAGTCCGCACCCTTGGGCAGGCCTCCTTGGGGGACAAAACCATGCTTGATGCTCTCGAACCATTTCACCAACGTCTGCACAACAACCTCAAACAGGGTCTTGGCCTGGAAGCAGCACTGAACGATGCAGCAGCTGTCTCCCTCAAGGCCGCCCAGGCAACCGCTGATCTTTTGCCCAAGCGAGGACGAGCCCGGCCCCACGGTGAGCGCAGCCTGGGGCATCCAGATGCTGGTGCCATATCGCTGGCCTACTGCCTACAGGCCGCCCTTCAAGCCCGCCAACCCCAAGAGGACTGA
- a CDS encoding recombinase family protein: protein MATTSAGWMVLTMMANVAEFETRWLTERTKEVLAAAKARGVCLWGFREGAAEKASELKQKAIAETDGLCGVLEPMVRAGLSYGAMADARAVVGKFSSTGRRPLAPPQIGRILQRFGLSGKFLVSDQAWVAA, encoded by the coding sequence ATTGCCACCACCAGTGCTGGTTGGATGGTGCTCACGATGATGGCCAATGTTGCTGAGTTTGAAACACGTTGGCTCACCGAGCGCACTAAGGAAGTCTTGGCGGCTGCAAAGGCCAGAGGAGTTTGTCTTTGGGGGTTCCGGGAAGGTGCTGCTGAGAAGGCTTCGGAGCTTAAGCAGAAGGCCATTGCTGAGACTGACGGTTTGTGTGGAGTCCTTGAGCCAATGGTGCGTGCTGGTTTGAGTTACGGGGCCATGGCTGATGCGCGCGCAGTTGTCGGCAAGTTCAGCAGTACAGGACGTCGTCCTCTCGCTCCGCCACAGATCGGTCGGATACTTCAGCGCTTCGGCTTATCGGGAAAGTTTCTGGTCAGTGATCAGGCTTGGGTTGCTGCCTGA
- a CDS encoding sulfotransferase family 2 domain-containing protein encodes MVINDKYKFIFVHVPKVAGSSLTHVLRSLPGDNRFLLAKTKHETLQEFCSMHECRFSGKSKELSKEISSYFRFGFVRNPWSRMYSLYRYLDESRPRKEIDTIKSFKNFLVLSEAGETWINKLHSMRSQLDFFVDGNNTINVDFLGHYEFLKEDFNCVSKLLLLPEHLSLPRKNSSSSSTANYIDFYDDEMISIVQRRFACEIDLFGYKFNSPFPANRFSRAVAP; translated from the coding sequence TTGGTTATCAACGACAAATATAAATTTATTTTTGTACACGTCCCAAAGGTTGCCGGATCAAGCCTTACTCATGTTCTTAGGAGTCTTCCGGGAGATAATCGTTTCCTTTTGGCGAAGACTAAGCATGAAACCCTTCAAGAGTTTTGCTCCATGCATGAGTGTCGCTTTTCGGGAAAAAGTAAAGAGCTGTCTAAAGAAATCAGTAGCTATTTTAGGTTTGGATTCGTTCGAAATCCATGGTCTCGCATGTATTCACTTTATCGATACCTTGATGAATCACGCCCCAGGAAGGAAATTGATACAATTAAAAGCTTCAAAAATTTTCTTGTTCTCAGCGAAGCAGGGGAAACATGGATTAACAAGCTGCATTCCATGCGCTCTCAATTAGATTTCTTTGTTGATGGGAACAACACGATCAATGTTGATTTTTTAGGGCATTATGAATTTCTAAAAGAAGACTTTAATTGCGTCTCTAAACTCTTGCTGTTACCGGAGCATTTATCGCTTCCCAGAAAGAATTCTTCATCTTCTTCAACAGCTAACTACATTGATTTCTATGACGACGAAATGATCTCTATCGTTCAGAGAAGGTTTGCATGTGAAATAGATTTATTTGGGTATAAATTTAATTCGCCTTTTCCTGCCAATCGCTTTAGCAGAGCCGTGGCACCTTGA
- a CDS encoding glycosyltransferase, giving the protein MAEILLLSVPVFGHVKPMLPIARELVRRGHRVRWLTGAAFRERVEGTGADYCAFQEGFDYSRPELVPDHLQADRDCLHGLNKLRFDLATFFIGPCEGYCKDLLRLHEESPAELLVCDSFLMAGAWWAEKTGRPWVQLCCTVLTLPSRALAPFGLALPPDDSWSGRIRNRLLQRITRSVLFRSLRKRADQARQALSLPPVRPWLFDVVSPHLVLSGTVRSFEYPRPDCPPQVLFAGPLLENSDEAFTPPAWWTDLDHATVVHVTQGTISNDPAQLLRPTLDALADEPVLVVACTGRLDGGLESLGPLPANARAASYIPYAALLPKTSLVVSNGGFQGVQAVLSHGIPMVTAGESEDKPEVCARLLRTGASIDLATANPEPASIRAAVRQVLDDPSFSLAAAALAQEAAEAGGASGAVDAIGTVLRDFKTPHR; this is encoded by the coding sequence GTGGCTGAGATTCTGCTGTTATCAGTCCCGGTTTTCGGTCACGTGAAGCCCATGCTGCCGATTGCCAGAGAGCTCGTCAGGCGTGGTCATCGTGTGCGCTGGCTGACAGGCGCTGCCTTCCGGGAGCGTGTCGAGGGAACCGGTGCGGACTACTGCGCTTTTCAGGAGGGCTTTGATTACTCACGCCCCGAGCTGGTGCCTGATCACCTGCAGGCTGATCGTGACTGCCTGCATGGCCTGAACAAGTTGCGCTTCGATCTCGCCACGTTTTTCATCGGGCCATGCGAAGGGTATTGCAAGGATTTGCTCCGCCTCCATGAGGAGAGTCCCGCTGAACTGCTGGTGTGCGACAGCTTTTTGATGGCCGGTGCCTGGTGGGCGGAAAAGACCGGTCGACCTTGGGTTCAATTGTGCTGCACGGTGCTGACCTTGCCCAGTCGTGCCTTGGCGCCGTTCGGGCTTGCGCTGCCTCCGGATGATTCTTGGTCGGGTCGGATTCGCAATCGCCTGTTGCAGCGGATCACGCGATCGGTGTTGTTTCGATCGCTTCGCAAGCGCGCCGATCAGGCTCGGCAGGCATTGTCTTTGCCTCCGGTCCGTCCTTGGCTGTTTGATGTTGTGTCGCCTCATCTCGTGCTGAGCGGAACGGTGCGGAGCTTCGAGTACCCCAGGCCCGACTGTCCGCCGCAGGTCCTGTTCGCTGGCCCCTTGCTGGAGAACAGCGATGAAGCATTCACGCCTCCAGCGTGGTGGACTGACCTTGACCACGCCACGGTTGTGCATGTCACGCAGGGCACGATCAGCAATGATCCCGCCCAATTGCTGCGCCCCACATTGGACGCACTGGCTGATGAGCCTGTGCTGGTCGTGGCTTGCACGGGGCGGCTTGATGGTGGCCTCGAATCGCTGGGCCCCTTGCCTGCGAATGCCAGGGCGGCCAGCTACATCCCCTATGCCGCCTTGCTGCCGAAAACATCGCTGGTGGTGAGTAACGGCGGGTTTCAGGGTGTGCAGGCCGTGCTGTCCCATGGGATCCCGATGGTCACGGCTGGTGAGAGTGAGGACAAACCTGAGGTTTGTGCGCGTCTGCTGCGAACCGGCGCTTCGATCGATCTGGCGACGGCCAATCCTGAGCCGGCATCCATCCGTGCGGCTGTCCGCCAGGTTCTCGATGACCCATCATTCAGCCTTGCAGCGGCTGCACTAGCCCAGGAGGCTGCAGAGGCTGGAGGGGCCAGTGGAGCCGTGGATGCGATCGGCACGGTTCTGCGCGACTTCAAGACGCCACACAGATAA
- a CDS encoding EF-hand domain-containing protein, producing MLSILAQRLMQRLAGRALPALIPVALHAVVTPKEHRKQFFVANERLGSFRQNLKQRTKSTFSSVGLEQPRTERNYQIQHLFSQLDRNRDGNLSLEELRHALAIDEASNGTQPRRTSALNDQLEATIASMDLNADGRIDHNEFNLLIQRRQRLRQEEERLLLYLMPVDTNGNDRLDHGELDRLLTSIDQSPLTSKEQAFVFYGRQAKHKLAGFCRSPSIELNRGRA from the coding sequence ATGCTGTCAATCCTGGCTCAGCGATTGATGCAGCGCCTGGCTGGACGAGCGCTGCCGGCCTTAATTCCAGTTGCCCTGCATGCCGTGGTCACCCCTAAAGAACATCGCAAACAGTTTTTCGTGGCGAACGAGCGGCTGGGCTCTTTCCGCCAAAACCTGAAACAACGAACCAAAAGCACTTTCTCAAGCGTTGGATTGGAACAGCCAAGAACAGAAAGAAACTACCAAATTCAACATCTTTTTAGTCAGCTCGACCGCAATCGTGATGGCAATCTCAGCCTTGAAGAACTGCGTCATGCACTGGCAATAGACGAGGCAAGCAATGGTACCCAACCACGACGGACATCAGCCCTGAATGATCAATTAGAGGCAACGATAGCTTCGATGGATCTCAATGCTGATGGACGAATCGACCACAATGAATTCAATCTGCTCATCCAACGACGTCAACGACTGCGACAGGAAGAGGAGCGCTTACTGCTCTACTTAATGCCAGTAGATACCAATGGCAACGATCGTCTCGACCACGGCGAACTCGACCGACTCCTGACGAGCATCGACCAGTCACCACTCACGTCAAAAGAACAAGCATTTGTTTTTTATGGGCGACAAGCAAAGCATAAGCTGGCAGGATTTTGTCGATCGCCTTCTATTGAGCTCAATCGTGGAAGAGCCTAA